A single genomic interval of Acidobacteriota bacterium harbors:
- a CDS encoding helix-turn-helix domain-containing protein, with amino-acid sequence MSNEERWVDIEEVAAHLSVNRDSVYRWIETKGFPAHRVGRLFRLKLSEVDEWVKQGGGWENKKHGTKE; translated from the coding sequence ATGAGCAATGAAGAGCGTTGGGTAGATATCGAGGAAGTGGCGGCCCATCTCAGCGTAAACAGGGATTCTGTCTATCGTTGGATCGAAACGAAGGGTTTCCCCGCCCATCGTGTCGGGAGGTTATTTCGGCTCAAGCTTTCCGAGGTGGATGAGTGGGTCAAGCAAGGCGGCGGCTGGGAGAACAAGAAGCACGGTACAAAGGAATGA